ATCGGCGGCCCCAACCTGTAAGCGCGCCGCATCCTCGCGTCCAGCTTCAGCGCTGTCTTCGACATCCTCATTGGCCTGGCTGAGCGCAGCAGGACCACCGGCAACCCAGCCAATGACAAGCTCTGGCGAAACGTTGAAGGTCGGGGGGCATTCCGAGGCATCCAGAGCACCAAGCCGCCCCGAAGTACCTGCCCCCATATAGACCAGGCGCCCACCACGGCGCAGGCGGTCGGCGATGGCCTCGATGGCACGGGCGATCTGCGGCAACTCTTGCCTGACTGCCTCAGCGACACGGGCGTCTTCAGCGTTAATGATCTGAACGATCTCTAAAGCGCTCTTGCGATCAATGTCGCGGCTGGCTGGGTTATCCTGCTCGGTGACCAGGGCGCTGAGGGCTGGCTCAGCGGGATGGTCAGGCTGTAAAGAGGCTGACATGTTGACTGCTCCTCATTCTCACACTAAAATAGCTCCCAGCCTCGGCTCGGCTTGCTTTGCCTTGCCACGCCTCGCTCTTCTCCCTCTCCTACCGGGCTGGGCTGCCTGGCATGGCCCCGGGCAATGCTACGAGAGCAGTTGCTCGCGCTTCATATGGGTATAAAAGACGTATTTATTGCCACAATAGACAGAAGAGGCGTACTCGATTGGTTGATTGCGCTCGGTATAGGTAACGCGCCGTGTGAAAAGGGCTGGGCTGCCGACAGGGACCTTGAGATACTGGGCTTCCTCGCTGCCGATGAGTCCGGCCTCTAGCTCCTGATCGGCTTCCAGCAAGGGCAGGCCGTATTTGGTCTCCAGCAGACGATAGAGCGAATTGTGCTCCAGGTCCTCTTCGAGGAGTTTTTCGCAACCGATAAAGCTGATATGCGAGACCTCGATAGCCAGTGGCTCCCCGTCAGCCAGACGCAGGCGGTGGAGGCGAAAGATCTGGAGCCCGGGCTTAATGCGCAGCCGCTCGGCGACCGCTTCGTCCGCTGGGCGCATCTCGGCTGAGAGAACGCGCGTACCAGGCTGCTGCCCACGAGCCTTCATATCCTCGGTAAAACCCGTCAGATGGATGAGCTGCTGGGTAATCTTGCGTCGGCTGACAAAGGTTCCTTTCCCTTGCTCACGGTAGAAGAGTCCTTCATTTACAAGCTCGGTGATCGCTTGCCGGGCAGTCATCCGGCTGATCCCGTATTGCTCGCCAAGCTCACGCTCGGAAGGGATCAGGTCCCCCGGTTTCCATTCGCCGCTCCGGATCTTTTCGCGCATGATCTCTTTGAGTTGATAGTAACGTGGCAATGGGCTTTTTCTCACGATCGTACTCATGGCTGTTCCTGTTCAGAAGATGTTTGCTCGCTTACTGACGTCACTCAAAAGTCCGTTCGGCCCTCGCTCGCAGCGGAACTCACTTTCAGGGCCTTGACGATCAAGGTCAACACAGATTACAGTATACCACATAGCCTGTCTACTTGGTATATTGTCTAGACCATAGACCCTCCCTCCCCTAAAGAAGCCCACGGTACCGTAACCGCATACTCCTCTCTATGGTCTACTTTGATAGTTGTATATACCACTAGGCTGGACGAGCACCAGCCAGTGCCCATTGCCTGCTGTGCTCTGGCCGGTGCGCTTGCTCAGGGGGCTACCGCCCTAGTGGCCGGCTGAAGGTTCAGCCTGGAGGCGGATAAAGGTCGGGAAGCCTTTGAACCAGGCGTGCAAAACCTCGACGCCGTCCTGATTCACAAAGCTGGCCTCTGCCGAGAGGAGCCGCTGCTCTTCGTCCTTCTCGACGAAGGTCACGGTGCAGGTGATAGTCTCTCCCGGGTAGACGGCCTTCAGATACTGAAAATGCATTTCGGTGGCCACAAAGCCCAGCAAGCCACCGATATGGGTGATCATGCTGCCGGTGAGCAGGCCAGGGAGGATGCGTCTTCCGTACCAGCTGGTCTGCGCAAAGGTCTCATCGACGTGATAGGGGTTATAGTCCCCTGTCAGGCCGCAGAACAGCGTCATGTCTCCTTCTGTAAAGGTGCGACGAAAGACATAGCGCTGCCCGGGCTGGATAGTTGCGAAGGCGCGGCGCACCTGCTCTTTGAACTCTGCTGATGCTGCCATAGGGATCTTGCTCTCCTCCTTTCTCCCGTCTCATGGGCAGAAAGTGGGCATCGTCAAATCTGACTCGCGCTTAGTGACGCCAGATGATCAGGGCATCGAGCACCTCCACCTGGTCGCCATTGGCCAGCAAGGGATTGATCTCTAGCACTTCCAGGTATGGGGCCAGGGTCTGGGCCAGCCGTGTGATTTGAGCGATCACGGCACTCAGGCGTTCCAAGTTGACGCCGGGCTGGTTGCGGAGACCGCGCAGCAGCGGGAAGCCGCGTAGCTCTTCGAGCATGGCCCGAATCTCGCGACGCTTGAGTGGTAGTGGGCGTAAGGCGATATCGTGGAGCACCTCGGCCCACAGGCCGCCGAGGCCGACGGTCAAGGTGGGGCCCCAGACCTGATCGGTGAAGACGCTGACCAGCAGTTCACTGCCCTGCTGGCGCATGGGACTGACGAGGATGCCCTCGATCGCGTTCGCGGGCACCTGCTGATGGGCTGCACTCAGGAGGCGCTCGAAGGCCCTTGCAACCGCCTCTTCGCTGCTGAGGTTCAGGGCAACGCCGCCGATGTCGCTTTTATGCAGTATCATAGGCGACTGGATCTTGAGGGCAACGGGAAAGCCGTAGTGGCGAGCGGCAGCCAGGGCCTCTGCAGGAGTGTGTGCCAGCTGGGCTGGTACAAGTGGGATGCCGGCCTGTTCCAGGAGTGCGCGCGTTTGGATCTCTGACCAGCTCCTCTCGTCAGGGGCGGCCAGCGCAGCCCCGTCCAGGGTCAGTACCGGCTCTGGCTCTGGTTCCTCAGTTGCGGGCTGCTGTGGTTGGTGGAGCTGCTCTGACCACCACAGTACCCGACCAAGGGCGCGCAGGCCATGCTCAAGCCCAGCTATGATGTGAAGGCCGGTTTGCTCGATGATAGGCAGGAGCGCGGCTGGCAGGTCGATGCAGCTATTTGAAACCAGCAGAATCGGGCGCGGCGAGCTATGCACCAGCTCAGCCAGGCGCTCATATTGGTTGTAAAGGACCTGCTGACTCTCAGGAGTGGGACGGCGCAGACCATCGATGCTCACCACATTGAGCACGAAGTCAAGCTGAGGGTCTTCGCGCACGATGGCCAGGGCCCGCTGTTGGAGCGTGCCATCGACAACCACATAGCCGGTCACATCGAGCGGATTGTGAGGCGTGGCAAAGGGTGGCAGCACAGTCTGCAATTGCTGGCGTGTCCTGTCGCTCAACTCGGGCAGGAGCAGGCCCTCGTCCTGGGCGCGATCGGCGATCAGATCGCAGGCGCCACCCGAAGGAGTGACCGCGCCCAGGCGCCGGCCCGGTAACGGACCGTGGTAGGCGGCCAGCGCCGTGGTTGTTAAGAGGTCCTCGAGGGAAGAGACACCAATGATGCCCAGTTGGCGCAGGGCGGCGGCGTTAACTGCCGCATCACCGACCAGGGCTCCCGTATGGGCAGCGGCGGCCCGGGAGCCGGCCTCGCTGCGACCAACCTTGAGCGCGACGAAGGCACAGCGCTGGGCCTGCGCTCGGGCGGCGAGCCGGCGCAGTGCCTCTGGCTGGCGAATGCTTTCGAGGAAGAGGGCCACGGCCCGCGTCGTGGAGTCGGCCAGGAGATACTCAAGTACATCGCACAGGCTGATCATTCCTTCGTTGCCCAGGGAGACCAGGAGACTGAGGCCGATGGCATGGGCCTGGGCAAAGGCTAGCACAGCGCTGGCCAGTGCCCCGCTCTGCAGCACCACGGCCACCGGTCCGCTGCGCAAGGGAAAATTGATGGGCAGTCCGTAGGGAGTAATGCCGGCGGCAGCGTTGATGAAGCCGTTCCCATTCGGCCCCAGGATCAGCAAGTCGTGGGCCTGAGCAAAGGCCAGCAGCTCCCGCTCTCGCTCTTCGCCCTGCGGGCCGGTCTCACGGAAGCCCGCTGTCAGCACCACAAAGTGGCGCACACCGCGCTCCGCTCCTTCGGCGACGACCGGCAGCACCTGGGAGGTCGGAACCATGACGAAGGCCAGATCTGCCGCCTCTGGCAGGGCGCTCAGCGTTGGCAGCGTAGCCTGCCCATGCGCATGCGGACGCCGTGGATTGATCAGATAGAGAGGTCCAGAAAAGGTGCTTGCTTTCAGGTTTTGCACGAGATAGGTGGACCAGCGCACTTCGTCGCTGGCTCCGACCACGGCGATGCTGCGCGGGTGGAAAAAAGCCTTCAGCCGCTCTGCTGCGATGGGTTTCTCTTGCTCCATGAGCCTTCATCCTTTGTGGCTGCGACATTGCACTGGTGCAACAATTGCAGCAGGTGCACTGCCAGCAGCGGCAGCTCTGGCCGCTGCTCCTGCTGCCTGCGTACTCTGCTGGCTGGCTGGCTGGATAGGCTGCTCGCGTGACCTTGCGTGACCTATTCTGCCAGACGGAAAAAGGGCAGAGGTGGGCGTCCACTCACCCGCTCAAAGCTGACCTGAACCGGGGCGCCAATGCGCACACGCTCGCGTGGCGCCTCAATCAGGCGAGTCATCAGGCGCACGCCTTCCTCTAGCTCAACGATGGCGATGATGAAAGGAGCCTCGGCGGCGAAGGGACCGAAAGCGCGGTGGACGACGCTATACGAGTAGATGGTCCCACGGCCCGAGGCGCTGACCCAGGTGAGCCGATCGCTATGGCAGTGAGGGCACAGGGTGCGCGGATAGAAGACGTGGCGCTGGCAAGACGTGCAAAACTGGATGCGTAGCTCCCCGTGCTGGATACCTTCCCAGTAAGGGGCTGACTCGGGATCGCTCTGGGGGAGGGCGTACGTTACTTCCTCACTCATGCTGCACTCTCTCTTTCAGTCCTTGCCGAGCAAGACGGTGGCTGCTGAAGATAGGACGCCGCCGGTGCCGTGGGCCAGAGCGAGACGGGCCCCGGGGACCTGGCGCGGCCCACACTCGCCGCGTAGCTGGCGTGTAGCCTCGATGAGCAGAAAGATGCCGTACATGCCAGGATGGCAGTAGGAGAGGCCACCGCCATTGGTGTTCATGGGAAAGGGGCCGCCCGGCGCGGTGCGCTGACCGCTGACAAAGGCCCCCCCCTCACCGAGCGGGCAAAAGCCAAGGGCTTCCAGGGTCATGATGACCGTGATCGTGAAGGAATCATAGATTTCGACAACGTCGATCTCTTCGGGCCGCAAGCCGGCCATACCAAAGGCTGTCTGGCCGGAAGCAATGGCGGCCTGATGAACTGCCAGGTCAGGCATGTTGGCGATCGTCGCATGGGTATGAGCTTCACCGTGGCCCAGCACCCAGACCGGCGGCTTGCGAGTCTGGCGCGCTCGCTCCGCTGAAGTCAGCACTACGGCCCCTCCGCCATCGGTGACGAGACAGCAGTCGAGCAGATGCAGCGGTTCAGCAATCCAGCGCGAGGCGAGCACATCCTCGATGGTGATGGGGTCGCGCATCATGGCCTTCTCGTTAAGCATAGCCCACTTCCGCGTCGCCACCGCTACTTCGGCTAGTTGCTCGCTGGTGGTGCCGAACTGGTGCATATGGCGCATAGCGGCCAGGGCGTAGGCCCCTACCGGCGTGGGCAGCCCAAATGGTCCCTCGAACTGTTCCGTGAGGCGGTATGCTGGGCTGATCCGGCCACGGGAGCGGTCCGAGCGCTGGGTGCTCCCGTAGACGATGAGGGCTACTTCGATGAGGCCGGCCTCAATGGCGGCGACTGCGTGCTCGATGTGGGCCTCAAACGAGGAGCCGCCGATATTGGTAGAGTCGCTATAGCGCGGTCTGAGACCGAGATACTCGGCCAGGGTCAGGGTGGGAGACCAGGACCAGTTGCCGGCGCAGAAGAGGGCGTCGACCTCGTCAAAGCTCAACCCGGCCTCTTCGAGGGCGGAGCGGGCAGCCTGAGCTTGCAGCTGCAGGACGGTCTTGTTGGGGGTATAGCCCAGGTCGGACTCGGCAACGCCGACAATGGCGGCGCGCGGGCTACGCGGCGCGGATGCTTTCGACATGCATGCCTCCAGCCTGTCTACGTGTTTGTAGTATTAGTGTATCATCTTTCCCCCGGTCCAGCCCAGATGCCGGCCAGGCGGCTCGCTGCCAATCACACAAGGCTCAGCGGGGTGAAAAGAAAATGACAAGGCTGCAAGTGGACGGCTGATCCTTTCGCGTGACATCGGTGGGCCAAAGAGGAGCGCTTTGCAGCGGCGGGGCGCACTCGGCCGTTCTATAAACAGGCGGCCAGTGCCAGCTCTGGAGAGAAGCCTGGCCATTGGCAAGACCAGGTCCAGCAACGGAAGGAGTCATCTCTACATGGATGAGGAGACGCTTGCGCAGGCGGAAGAAGCGCGCTTACATCAGGCGGCGAGCCATGAACGCAACTGGGAGCGTTGGGGCCCCTATCTGGCTGAACGCCAATGGGGGACGGTGCGCGAGGATTATTCCCCCGATGGAAACTGCTGGGACTATTTTCCCCATGATCACGCTCGTAGTCGTGTCTATCGCTGGGGAGAGGATGGACTGCTGGGTATCTGTGACCGTGAGTGTCGGCTCTGCTTTGCTGTAGCCCTATGGAATGGCCAGGACCCTATTCTCAAGGAGCGGCTCTTTGGGCTGACCAACGCCGAAGGCAATCACGGTGAGGACGTCAAAGAATACTATTTCTATCTCGATGCTGTGCCCAGCTCTGCCTATCTGCGCGCCCTCTACAAATACCCTCAACGAGCCTATCCCTATGCGCAGCTCCTTGAGGCGAATCGTCGGCGCTCTCGGGCGGAGCCGGAGTACGAGCTGCTCGATACTGGGATCTTTGAGGAAAATTGCTACTTTGATCTCGGCGTCGAATATGCTAAAGCCTCTCCCAATGACATCCTGATCCGCCTCACGGTGGCCAATCGTGGCCCCGAGACAGCGACGCTGCATCTACTGCCCACGCTCTGGTTTCGCAATACCTGGAGCTGGGGCCAGCAGGGTGAGGATTACTGGCCCAAACCTCGTCTGAGTACCCCCGATGGTCAGGCTCTCCTGGCCGAACATGTCTCGCTGGGCCGTTTCTGGCTGCTTGCCGAGCAACGGTCGGATCTGCCGACGCCGCGTCTCCTCTTCACAGACAACGAAACGAACTTCCAGCGTCTCTTTGGGGTTCCCAATGCCAGCCCTTACGTCAAGGATGCCTTCCATGCCTTTGTGGTCGAAGGGCGTCAGGAGGCGGTCAATCCAGCTCACGAGGGAACGAAAGCCGCCTTTTACTATGTGCTCACCCTGCCCGCTGCTCAGGAGTGTCAGTTACATCTGCGCCTCTTTGCCGAGAGCGAAGCGCCGACTGCTCCTTTTGGCGAGAGTTTCACGGCCCTCTTCTCCCAGCGCCAGCAAGAGGCCGACGCTTTCTATGCGGTGCGCATCCCGTCTGCGCTCCCTGAGCAGGCGCAGCGTGTGATCCGGCAAGCCAACGCCGGTCTCCTCTGGAATCGTCAATTCTACAACTATGACGTGGCCACCTGGCTCAAAGGCGATCCAACGCAGCCCTCGCCCCCGTCTTCTCGTCTCAGCGGGCGTAACCAGGACTGGAAGCATCTCTTCAATCGCGATATTCTCTCCGTCCCTGACAAATGGGAATACCCCTGGTATGCTGCCTGGGATCTGGCCTTCCATGCTGTCGCCTTTGCCGGCCTTGATCCTGACTTTGCCAAGCAGCAGCTGATCCTGCTCTTGCGCGAATGGTATATGCATCCCAATGGGCAGCTCCCAGCCTATGAGTTCGCCTTCTCGGACGCGAATCCGCCGGTCCATGCCTGGGCCTGCTGGCGGGTCTACAAGATGACGGCGGCTCGTGGCTCCCGCGATCTCCAGTTTCTGGCCCGTGCCTTTCATAAACTCCTCATCAATTTCACCTGGTGGGTCAACCGCAAAGATATCGCGGGCAGGCATCTCTTTAGTGGCGGCTTCCTGGGGCTCGATAACGTTGGCCTCTTCGACCGCTCACGCCCTCTCCCCGGAGGCGAGCAGCTAGAGCAGGCCGATGGCACTGCCTGGATGGCCTTCTACTGCCTGACGATGCTCTCCATCGCTCTGGAGCTAGCCCATGAAGATCATGCCTACGAAGATGTCGCCTCCAAGTTCTTCGAGCACTTCATTGCCATTGTAGACGCCATGAATGCCCTGGGTGGAAACGGCATGTGGGATGAAGAAGATGGCTTCTACTATGATCAGCTGCTCATCGATGGGCGCAGCCTGCCCCTGCGCGTGCGTTCGGCGGTCGGCCTCATTCCTCTCCTGGCGGTCGACATCCTCGACGACGAGCGCCTCGCCGCTCTGCCCGGCTTCAGCAAGCGCCTGCGCTGGTTCCTGGAGAATCGGCCCGATCTGGCCCGTCACATCTCCTACCTGCAAGGAGGTGGCCAACACTCGGAAGCGCATCGGCTCCTGGCCATTCCCTCGCGTGAGCGCCTGCTGCGAGTCCTGCGTTACCTTCTCGATGAGAGCGAGTTTCTCTCTCCCTATGGCATCCGCTCGCTCTCGCGTTACTACCGCAACCGCCCCTACACCATTGTGCTCGATGGTCAACAGCTCAGCATTGACTACGAGCCGGCGGAATCGCGCAGCGGCCTCTTTGGCGGTAACTCTAACTGGCGTGGCCCTATCTGGTTCCCATTGAACTACCTGCTAATCGAAGCCCTGGAACGCTACCATCGCTTCTACGGGGCGAGCCTCCTGATCGAGTGCCCCACCGGCTCAGGGAGACAGCTGACGCTGGCGCAGGTGGCTCAGGAGCTGACCAGGCGCCTGTGTCGTCTTTTCCTGCCCGACGAGCAAGGAAGCATTGCCTGGTGCGGAAGCGAACAACGCTTTCTGGCCGACCCCTACTGGCGCGATCTGGTCCTCTTTTACGAGTACTTTGACGGCGACACAGGGCGTGGTCTGGGCGCCAGCCATCAGACTGGCTGGACCGCTCTCATCGCTCGTCTGCTGACAGACCTGGCGAGCGAGACGGCGGCTCCCTGAGCATGAGCAAGAGGGGCTAACGCTAAGGGCGAAGACGCGAGCCAGGAGGGCCGTCGTCGGGCGAAATCAGACCGTGGCGAATGGCGAAGCGCACCAGGTGCGGGATATCGTGCAGTCCAAGCTTCTCCATAATATTGGCGCGGTGGGCCTGCACGGTTTTGACGCTCAGCACGAGCCGGTTGGCGATCTCCTGGCTGGTGTAGCCCTCGGCGACCAGTGTCAGGACCTCCAGCTCGCGCGGGCTGAGCACGCGCAGCTCATCGGCCAGCTTCTCTGACTCCTCACCAGGAGGCGACTCACGAGCAGGCTGGCTGCTCTCCTGCGTCTGACTCTCTTCCTGGGCCGTGCACTGTTCCAGGTAGACGCGGATCAGCGAGCGAGCCAGACCAGGGTAGAGGAAGGCCCCGTTGTCGGCCAGGGCGCGGACCGCGCTCTGTAGCTCGGCTGGCGCCGCCTTCTTGACCAGATAGCCGCTGGCCCCCACTCGCAGGGCCTGCAGAAAGTACTCCTCGCTATCGTGCATGGTGAGAATGAGGACCTGGGTCTCCGGCTGCTCAGCGCGGATACGACGGCAGGCCTCCAGGCCATCCATTTCTGGCATCGTGATGTCCATGACCACAATATCTGGCCGCAGTTGACGCGCCATCTCTACCGCCCCTCTGCCCGTCTTGGCCTCCCCAACAATGTGGATCTCCGGCTGCAGCGTTAACAACAGCTTCAGGCCCTGGCGCAAAATATCATGATCGTCGGCCAGCACCAGACGAATCGTACGATCAGCTGTACGACTGGCGCTGGCCGGCTGCCCATCCTCCATTGCTCTCTCCCTCCTTGCCTCCTCCTGTCAACAGTGCTTTATTATTAGGTAGTGTAAGGCCAGAAAGAGCCATTGCCAACCTGGCTCTGCCCGGGTGGGCGAGTTATGCTGGTCTCAGCCTCTGGCTCAGCACGGAAGGAAACGCGCCTCTGCTGCCCATGCATAGAGCGTGCCAGAAAGAGAACGACGATGCGGATCATCTGGGAATGGCTGCGGCGCTGGCAGCTCTCACTCTTTGAGAAAGTCATCCTCACCAACAGTCTACTCTTGCTCGCAGAAGCTGTCATGGCCCTCTGGGTGACCAGCCATGCACTGGAAGCCCATCATTTTCTCATTGACACTGCCTTTCTGGTAGCAGCCACCTTACTCAGTATTGCCATCAATGCCTTCCTCTTGCGAGCCAGCTTCAGACCGCTCTTTCGCCTGCTGGAAGTCATTCGCCAGGTCAGTGCGGGTAAGACCGAAGCTCGGGCCGAGTCAGCCCCCGCGGATTCCGAAGTAGGCCAGCTCGCCGCTGCCTTCAATACGATGCTAGACCGTCTGGAAGAGCTGCGCCGTCAGCAATCGGCACTGATTTTGCAGGCCAGAGAGGAAGAGCTGCGGCGCGTTTCTCGTGAATTGCACGATGAAAGCAGCCAGAATCTGACCGCTGTCCTGGTCTACTGTGAGATCCTTCTCCGAACCGTAGCGGGCCTGCCCGAAGAGAGTATGACGAGTGAGACGCGCCAGCAGCTCATTGCAAGCTGCCAGCAGTTAAGCGAGCTGGCCCAGCAGACGCTCGATGCCGTTCGTCAGCTTTCCCAGCGCCTGCGCCCGCCCGTGCTCGATGACCTGGGGCTGGTCGCGGCCTTACGCTGGCTGGTTGAGGATTGCCGTCGGCGCTTTTGCCTGCCAGTTGAGCTGACTATCGAAGAGCAGGCGCTCTGGCAACGCTTGCCTTCCCCTTATGAGACTACTCTCTTTCGCATTGCTCAGGAGGCGCTTACCAACGTGGCCCGGCATGCGCGTGCCAACCAGGCCCAGCTCTCGCTGCGGCTGACCTCCAGCGCGATCCAGCTCTCTATTCGAGATGATGGCCTGGGCTACGATCCAGGGCAGCGCAGCAACGGTCTGGGACTGGTGAGCATGCGGGAGCGCGCTGCTCTCCTCGGGGGCAAACTCTCTATCGATGCGTGCCCGGGCCAGGGAACGCATGTTGAGGCCATTCTCCCTCTACCAGCGACCTGAAGAGAGATCTTGCTTGCCAGACCTCGTCGCCGCGCTTTCCTCGCGCGCGCTTTCCTCGCGCGTGCCGGTCCTGTTTGCTCTCCTGCCTTCAGCTCAGGCCACTTCCAGATGGAGGATCTGCTGCTGCGGCGTAAAGCCTTTGGCATGCGCCTCTATTTTGATGGCCCAGGCGCCTGGCATTGAGAAAAAGACCAGCACGCTATAGCTGCCATGCCCTTCCTGCCGAATATGGATCGGCGTTGGCCCCATGGCCATGTCTGGCATCCAGGCCGAAGAGCTGACCTGAGCCTGCTCGATGGGGGTCCCCTGGGGATCAGTGAGCTGCAGCTGCAAGCGTGCTGTCCCCACGCGCAACGGTGGCCCTTCCGTGACGTGCACCTGGAGCACAGCCGGGACCTGGACAGGCCAGAATGCAGCCAGCGTCAAGGCCGCTACGCAAGAACAAGCCAGCAGCAGCCAAAAAATCGGGCGTACACGCATAAGCGCTCACCCTCTCGGCGTGGTATCCTTCTCCTCTTCACGTGCGATCTCACGTCGCATCTGCGCCAGGCTGGAAGCGCTCGCAGGCTGGCGGCCCAGGCTCCGACCCAGACCAAGACCGGCGCCACCACCGACGAGCAAACCGGCAATGGCGGCCACGCTCACCCACAGTGGCAAATTACTTGCTCCACCCGAGGTCGACGAAGTTGAGGAGCCA
The Thermogemmatispora onikobensis DNA segment above includes these coding regions:
- a CDS encoding GntR family transcriptional regulator: MSTIVRKSPLPRYYQLKEIMREKIRSGEWKPGDLIPSERELGEQYGISRMTARQAITELVNEGLFYREQGKGTFVSRRKITQQLIHLTGFTEDMKARGQQPGTRVLSAEMRPADEAVAERLRIKPGLQIFRLHRLRLADGEPLAIEVSHISFIGCEKLLEEDLEHNSLYRLLETKYGLPLLEADQELEAGLIGSEEAQYLKVPVGSPALFTRRVTYTERNQPIEYASSVYCGNKYVFYTHMKREQLLS
- a CDS encoding MaoC family dehydratase; this translates as MAASAEFKEQVRRAFATIQPGQRYVFRRTFTEGDMTLFCGLTGDYNPYHVDETFAQTSWYGRRILPGLLTGSMITHIGGLLGFVATEMHFQYLKAVYPGETITCTVTFVEKDEEQRLLSAEASFVNQDGVEVLHAWFKGFPTFIRLQAEPSAGH
- a CDS encoding acetate--CoA ligase family protein, which gives rise to MEQEKPIAAERLKAFFHPRSIAVVGASDEVRWSTYLVQNLKASTFSGPLYLINPRRPHAHGQATLPTLSALPEAADLAFVMVPTSQVLPVVAEGAERGVRHFVVLTAGFRETGPQGEERERELLAFAQAHDLLILGPNGNGFINAAAGITPYGLPINFPLRSGPVAVVLQSGALASAVLAFAQAHAIGLSLLVSLGNEGMISLCDVLEYLLADSTTRAVALFLESIRQPEALRRLAARAQAQRCAFVALKVGRSEAGSRAAAAHTGALVGDAAVNAAALRQLGIIGVSSLEDLLTTTALAAYHGPLPGRRLGAVTPSGGACDLIADRAQDEGLLLPELSDRTRQQLQTVLPPFATPHNPLDVTGYVVVDGTLQQRALAIVREDPQLDFVLNVVSIDGLRRPTPESQQVLYNQYERLAELVHSSPRPILLVSNSCIDLPAALLPIIEQTGLHIIAGLEHGLRALGRVLWWSEQLHQPQQPATEEPEPEPVLTLDGAALAAPDERSWSEIQTRALLEQAGIPLVPAQLAHTPAEALAAARHYGFPVALKIQSPMILHKSDIGGVALNLSSEEAVARAFERLLSAAHQQVPANAIEGILVSPMRQQGSELLVSVFTDQVWGPTLTVGLGGLWAEVLHDIALRPLPLKRREIRAMLEELRGFPLLRGLRNQPGVNLERLSAVIAQITRLAQTLAPYLEVLEINPLLANGDQVEVLDALIIWRH
- a CDS encoding Zn-ribbon domain-containing OB-fold protein, whose product is MSEEVTYALPQSDPESAPYWEGIQHGELRIQFCTSCQRHVFYPRTLCPHCHSDRLTWVSASGRGTIYSYSVVHRAFGPFAAEAPFIIAIVELEEGVRLMTRLIEAPRERVRIGAPVQVSFERVSGRPPLPFFRLAE
- a CDS encoding acetyl-CoA acetyltransferase, whose amino-acid sequence is MSKASAPRSPRAAIVGVAESDLGYTPNKTVLQLQAQAARSALEEAGLSFDEVDALFCAGNWSWSPTLTLAEYLGLRPRYSDSTNIGGSSFEAHIEHAVAAIEAGLIEVALIVYGSTQRSDRSRGRISPAYRLTEQFEGPFGLPTPVGAYALAAMRHMHQFGTTSEQLAEVAVATRKWAMLNEKAMMRDPITIEDVLASRWIAEPLHLLDCCLVTDGGGAVVLTSAERARQTRKPPVWVLGHGEAHTHATIANMPDLAVHQAAIASGQTAFGMAGLRPEEIDVVEIYDSFTITVIMTLEALGFCPLGEGGAFVSGQRTAPGGPFPMNTNGGGLSYCHPGMYGIFLLIEATRQLRGECGPRQVPGARLALAHGTGGVLSSAATVLLGKD
- a CDS encoding MGH1-like glycoside hydrolase domain-containing protein; the protein is MDEETLAQAEEARLHQAASHERNWERWGPYLAERQWGTVREDYSPDGNCWDYFPHDHARSRVYRWGEDGLLGICDRECRLCFAVALWNGQDPILKERLFGLTNAEGNHGEDVKEYYFYLDAVPSSAYLRALYKYPQRAYPYAQLLEANRRRSRAEPEYELLDTGIFEENCYFDLGVEYAKASPNDILIRLTVANRGPETATLHLLPTLWFRNTWSWGQQGEDYWPKPRLSTPDGQALLAEHVSLGRFWLLAEQRSDLPTPRLLFTDNETNFQRLFGVPNASPYVKDAFHAFVVEGRQEAVNPAHEGTKAAFYYVLTLPAAQECQLHLRLFAESEAPTAPFGESFTALFSQRQQEADAFYAVRIPSALPEQAQRVIRQANAGLLWNRQFYNYDVATWLKGDPTQPSPPSSRLSGRNQDWKHLFNRDILSVPDKWEYPWYAAWDLAFHAVAFAGLDPDFAKQQLILLLREWYMHPNGQLPAYEFAFSDANPPVHAWACWRVYKMTAARGSRDLQFLARAFHKLLINFTWWVNRKDIAGRHLFSGGFLGLDNVGLFDRSRPLPGGEQLEQADGTAWMAFYCLTMLSIALELAHEDHAYEDVASKFFEHFIAIVDAMNALGGNGMWDEEDGFYYDQLLIDGRSLPLRVRSAVGLIPLLAVDILDDERLAALPGFSKRLRWFLENRPDLARHISYLQGGGQHSEAHRLLAIPSRERLLRVLRYLLDESEFLSPYGIRSLSRYYRNRPYTIVLDGQQLSIDYEPAESRSGLFGGNSNWRGPIWFPLNYLLIEALERYHRFYGASLLIECPTGSGRQLTLAQVAQELTRRLCRLFLPDEQGSIAWCGSEQRFLADPYWRDLVLFYEYFDGDTGRGLGASHQTGWTALIARLLTDLASETAAP
- a CDS encoding response regulator; the protein is MEDGQPASASRTADRTIRLVLADDHDILRQGLKLLLTLQPEIHIVGEAKTGRGAVEMARQLRPDIVVMDITMPEMDGLEACRRIRAEQPETQVLILTMHDSEEYFLQALRVGASGYLVKKAAPAELQSAVRALADNGAFLYPGLARSLIRVYLEQCTAQEESQTQESSQPARESPPGEESEKLADELRVLSPRELEVLTLVAEGYTSQEIANRLVLSVKTVQAHRANIMEKLGLHDIPHLVRFAIRHGLISPDDGPPGSRLRP
- a CDS encoding sensor histidine kinase; protein product: MRIIWEWLRRWQLSLFEKVILTNSLLLLAEAVMALWVTSHALEAHHFLIDTAFLVAATLLSIAINAFLLRASFRPLFRLLEVIRQVSAGKTEARAESAPADSEVGQLAAAFNTMLDRLEELRRQQSALILQAREEELRRVSRELHDESSQNLTAVLVYCEILLRTVAGLPEESMTSETRQQLIASCQQLSELAQQTLDAVRQLSQRLRPPVLDDLGLVAALRWLVEDCRRRFCLPVELTIEEQALWQRLPSPYETTLFRIAQEALTNVARHARANQAQLSLRLTSSAIQLSIRDDGLGYDPGQRSNGLGLVSMRERAALLGGKLSIDACPGQGTHVEAILPLPAT
- a CDS encoding FixH family protein; translated protein: MRVRPIFWLLLACSCVAALTLAAFWPVQVPAVLQVHVTEGPPLRVGTARLQLQLTDPQGTPIEQAQVSSSAWMPDMAMGPTPIHIRQEGHGSYSVLVFFSMPGAWAIKIEAHAKGFTPQQQILHLEVA